The following coding sequences are from one Anopheles bellator chromosome X, idAnoBellAS_SP24_06.2, whole genome shotgun sequence window:
- the LOC131213937 gene encoding uncharacterized protein LOC131213937, translated as MSADSHHRGSRPATSGAASGTIMLGGGSVDSGGSSGSSASGVVRCIPTIVPPQAVSDRSIIDSVAGFISDVTLQAQTPPGDIKDHIIWVRFESTADISDPSVGDDWELEGGIAPPLLLILGYVTGVQVWVVAANGEAIEVLSWRHGSVKCLRVLPTPAVELADGGGLVATQVLDPHAHKRPLMALCESGGAGAAIPPYSSLNFVSLKDGETVRSIKFKSPIVDVLANRASIVVTFAERIAVFDARTLEDRLTVTTCHPSPGLNPNPVALGPRWIAYAERRLIPSKRSSGGCEGDGVTSYTATVLNAAKSLGKGLRELGEQVAAGLTGSHLGSSLGTGSAAGTGGIGGGGGVAVGGSGGGLSAGLGSSGSGGVMGSGSGGHGFIADGGVTGGSVGSGSISIDASQQAGVVTVLDIKHPIRDVSPTTGTPIACNGNDPIVAHFVAHSEALVALTFDAPGMLLLTADRRGHDFHVFRLQPHPSGSSLAAVHHLYILHRGDTTAKVQDVSFSLDSRWVAVSTLRGTTHVFPVTPYGGPAGVRTHGSPHVVNRLSRFHRSAGLSIDARSSSPISHAGGGGLGTHHLMTATAYANPRTPPFPNPTIVQPLAQLRQPASLTTHPHHGGHLAVGGTGKGGGNGHGHTGRQRNSSSSSADDPAVKPLRVCATFAKGRSWLLDAPGATMRDTPAHRIQRKSLDSLFILAAHGALIQYDLDPKHVSGTPREKICDDTPIELEVEAKAQWCLQRQGTAYSNEIQPPLPVDNWLIKDRLLDGGTTSGASGGENCGSSSLEYPAYDRIYHSSGSLGNETKQQQHESAGSIQMTDHVDDRWLSQVEIITHAGPHRRLWMGPQFMFKTYNTPSGSPLSSIDTDAVEVSLAVGSTGAGPGVAACGTIYSRPARSNPMNMPLAGGMRQQFFDVICETGTNYEQSPRIMNMNEFRHHENLDTEFSSLGPIESQLREDLADAMRESPLTTSRDATGYSSAPAATCVHQQQYHHPHLQQQHQQQMSSSSNHSLASTHTTTTGLSSVSSCSSTSIYSSTHSLSSICDQQIQIHHQYQLQQQQQQQHCSTNKLCGGASVGGPCRAVPTVVTDTATGYFEDKLRQQQGGNGNQQKGAVALHHHCRQQQQESARTVSSGTSCRNMIIAKVVNPLGTVTTVSTMTAAASTVGATGPESIESDELMQECDEAYLYENCDEALFRPVVTVHATGAAVHVVESRTSDSRLRGSSLDRIARVDDYVGFDGDYDKRSISQSTSLIGRDLIVPVIEEEHLSHTSHVISNTTAIGDKQPMARVKRTVTTAPKPESHIDACDEIDTAKLTIDGKRGTAVACVLEEFVNVEFPAEPREPLSKTDKSDIKEPPPKGTDAKVKSAKRTSVPSFGEEEKLLTTTTGGALFERKGKREGISGGGLTKHGEEKHRSVTVCTGSRKAAHPAVVVPKEKRCRDQRIFGLLPVEQDEAVAGITCAIALPPLEALKIDDNELFGEDNDSELSACQPKCRRSWTGVRNRQQPKPPPTSSSLSLREAPSANLSTADNDEFHDFSTKNEIVDFAPALLPLRTTDTTVASPPAEQEAHTRESTLISFESPLQERDILLLDEREQLQLTDERNQVSDQMQNILHGGNILLAMCSSLHKASSSSEQPFSHRQSTAIKEVLTEGQDSDYKSLELETDVMLSEVNGRSALLGLEPNGGSGCINLVVANRPAATGSDVEDIAEEDDQEEAEKEDYEDDDVTINSNNEPEEEAVEATTTITASDCGGITNKRIRKRGGARAAVSSPLIHDHIGEDGEKEDEDGEEAADDDEEEEDEELQPLISGNKTFSSSLSATTCAKALVSDSVFSAQSLAGSTTLPGNQTTCGVLSSSNASVQPDVVNNRSDAVALYALPTVEGTVASKIKITTAVTTVSGGGIQQQLASRQSSSTCGGATCSGTGNGNGKSKKSKKKRK; from the exons ATGTCAGCCGACTCGCACCATCGCGGTAGCCGACCGGCAACCTCCGGAGCCGCATCAGGGACGATTAtgctcggtggcggcagtgTCGATAGCGGTGGTAGTAGTGGCAGTAGCGCTAGCGGTGTGGTTCGATGCATTCCGACTATCGTTCCGCCCCAGGCCGTGAGCGATCGGTCCATCATCGACAGTGTGGCTGGATTCATAAGCGATGTGACGTTGCAGGCCCAAACCCCACCGGGTGACATCAAAGATCACATCATTTGGGTCCGGTTCGAGAGTACAGCGGACATCAGCGATCCGTCTGTTGGCGACGACTGGGAGTTGGAAGGTGGTATCGCCCCGCCACTGCTCCTTATACTGGGTTACGTGACCGGTGTACAG GTTTGGGTCGTAGCGGCGAACGGTGAAGCGATCGAGGTTCTTTCCTGGCGTCATGGTTCAGTGAAGTGTCTGCGTGTACTGCCAACGCCTGCGGTGGAGCTGGCGGATGGTGGCGGGCTGGTTGCGACTCAAGTGCTAGATCCTCACGCCCACAAGCGACCGCTGATGGCGCTGTGCGAAAGTGGTGGCGCCGGTGCTGCCATTCCACCTTATTCGTCGCTCAATTTCGTCTCGCTCAAAGACGGCGAAACGGTACGGAGTATCAAGTTCAAGAGCCCCATCGTGGATGTGCTGGCGAACCGGGCTTCCATTGTGGTGACGTTTGCCGAGCGGATCGCCGTGTTTGACGCGCGCACGCTCGAAGACCGGCTTACGGTGACCACTTGCCACCCGAGCCCAGGCCTTAATCCGAACCCGGTAGCCCTGGGGCCACGGTGGATTGCCTATGCCGAGCGGCGCCTCATTCCTTCGAAGCGTTCGAGCGGGGGGTGTGAGGGTGACGGAGTCACGAGCTACACAGCGACGGTGCTGAATGCGGCTAAAAGCCTTGGCAAGGGTCTGCGCGAATTAGGGGAGCAGGTGGCCGCCGGTCTAACGGGTAGCCATCTTGGGTCCAGCCTTGGAACTGGTagtgcagcaggaacaggcggtattggtggtggtggaggtgttgCAGTTGGTGGATCGGGGGGAGGGTTATCTGCAGGTCTCGGTAGTAGCGGCAGTGGCGGGGTAATGGGCAGTGGCAGCGGAGGACATGGGTTTATTGCCGACGGAGGCGTGACCGGTGGCAGCGTAGGGAGCGGTAGTATCAGTATTGACGCGAGCCAGCAGGCTGGGGTTGTGACCGTGCTGGACATCAAGCACCCGATCCGAGATGTGAGCCCGACTACGGGAACACCGATCGCGTGCAACGGTAATGACCCAATCGTGGCCCATTTTGTTGCCCACTCGGAAGCACTCGTCGCACTGACTTTCGATGCGCCCGGTATGCTGCTGTTGACGGCCGACCGCCGAGGGCACGACTTTCACGTGTTCCGTTTACAACCGCACCCCAGCGGTTCATCGCTCGCCGCCGTCCACCATCTGTACATTTTGCATCGAGGCGACACAACGGCCAAGGTACAGGACGTGTCGTTCTCGCTTGACTCACGATGGGTAGCTGTATCAACGCTGCGTGGCACAACCCACGTGTTCCCCGTCACACCGTACGGAGGCCCAGCCGGTGTGCGGACGCATGGTTCACCGCATGTTGTTAATCGACTGTCACGCTTTCATCGTTCGGCCGGTCTATCGATCGATGCGCGGTCGAGTAGCCCCATTTCGcacgctggtggt GGTGGGCTTGGGACGCATCATCTAATGACTGCGACCGCTTATGCTAATCCACGGACTCCGCCGTTTCCCAATCCAACCATCGTTCAGCCGTTGGCGCAGCTTCGCCAGCCCGCCAGTctcaccacccacccccaccacGGAGGACACTTGGCTGTCGGTGGCACGGGCAAGGGCGGTGGAAACGGGCACGGGCACACCGGACGGCAGCGAAACTCGTCTTCATCGTCGGCCGACGATCCGGCTGTGAAACCGTTGCGCGTTTGTGCGACGTTCGCCAAAGGGCGTTCATGGCTGCTCGACGCTCCTGGGGCGACCATGCGCGACACACCCGCCCACCGAATTCAACGCAAATCTCTCGattcccttttcattttggCAGCGCACGGAGCGCTCATTCAGTATGATCTGGATCCAAAGCACGTTTCAG GAACGCCGAGGGAGAAGATTTGCGATGATACTCCGATCGAACTGGAGGTTGAAGCGAAGGCACAGTGGTGCCTGCAGCGTCAGGGGACGGCATATTCTAACGAAATTCAACCACCACTACCAGTTGACAACTGGCTTATCAAGGATAGGCTTCTCGATGGCGGCACCACCAGTGGTGCAAGTGGTGGGGAAAATTGCGGTAGCTCATCCCTCGAATACCCAGCCTACGATCGAATATACCATTCGAGCGGGTCATTGggcaatgaaacaaaacagcagcagcacgaaagCGCCGGCAGCATACAGATGACGGATCATGTCGACGATCGTTGGCTCTCGCAGGTGGAAATCATCACGCACGCCGGACCTCACCGCCGACTTTGGATGGGGCCACAGTTTATGTTCAAAACGTACAATACGCCGAGCGG CTCACCATTATCGTCGATTGATACAGATGCGGTGGAAGTTTCCTTGGCCGTGGGTAGCACCGGTGCCGGACCAGGCGTTGCCGCATGCGGTACTATCTACAGTCGCCCCGCTCGCTCCAATCCAATGAACATGCCTTTGGCCGGAGGTATGAGACAGCAATTCTTTGATG TAATATGCGAAACAGGTACGAACTATGAGCAGAGCCCACGCATAATGAACATGAATGAGTTTCGACACCACGAAAACCTGGACACGGAGTTTTCTTCGCTCGGCCCTATAGAATCGCAGTTACGCGAGGATCTGGCAGATGCGATGCGCGAATCACCCCTCACTACTAGCCGTGACGCCACAG GCTATTCatcggcaccagcagcaacgtgTGTCCATCAACAGCAATATCACCATCCAcatctgcagcagcaacaccagcagcagatgagTTCATCTAGTAATCACTCATTGGCGtccacacacaccaccacaacagGCCTCTCGTCGGTATCGTCGTGTTCGTCCACCTCCATCTACTCGTCAACACACTCGCTCAGCTCGATCTGTGACCAGCAGATTCAAATACACCATCAATACCaactgcaacagcaacagcagcagcagcactgctCCACTAACAAACTTTGTGGTGGAGCGAGCGTTGGTGGCCCATGTAGAGCTGTTCCAACAGTAGTTACGGATACTGCAACGGGTTACTTCGAAGACAAACTGCGGCAACAACAGGGAGGTAATGGAAATCAACAGAAAGGTGCAGTGGCACTTCATCATCActgtcggcagcagcagcaggagtcGGCACGAACCGTGTCCTCTGGTACTAGCTGTCGCAACATGATCATCGCCAAGGTGGTTAACCCACTCGGAACGGTAACGACGGTTAGCACGATGACAGCGGCGGCGTCTACGGTTGGTGCGACTGGTCCGGAGAGCATCGAGTCGGACGAGCTCATGCAAGAATGCGATGAGGCGTACCTGTACGAGAACTGCGACGAAGCACTCTTCCGCCCCGTGGTGACGGTGCACGCAACAGGTGCAGCGGTGCATGTGGTCGAATCACGAACGTCTGATAGCCGCCTGCGGGGATCTTCGCTAGACCGCATTGCCAGAGTGGATGATTATGTGGGATTTGACGGTGACTACGACAAACGCTCTATTAGCCAATCAACCTCGCTAATTGGTCGGGATCTGATCGTGCCGGTGATTGAGGAGGAGCATCTTTCGCACACTTCACATGTCATCAGCAACACTACTGCCATAGGAGACAAGCAGCCAATGGCACGAGTAAAGCGGACAGTGACGACAGCTCCTAAACCGGAATCCCATATTGATGCTTGCGACGAAATCGACACCGCGAAGTTAACAATCGACGGCAAGCGCGGCACAGCTGTTGCATGTGTGCTTGAAGAGTTTGTCAATGTCGAGTTTCCGGCAGAGCCAAGGGAACCATTGTCCAAGACTGACAAGAGCGATATAAaggagccgccgccgaaaggGACGGACGCCAAGGTCAAGTCTGCCAAACGGACCTCTGTGCCGTCGTTCGGcgaggaagaaaaattgcTTACGACCACTACCGGTGGAGCCTTATTTGAACGAAAGGGCAAAAGAGAAGGTATAAGCGGCGGCGGTCTCACTAAGCATGGAGAAGAGAAGCATCGATCGGTAACCGTCTGCACCGGTAGTAGGAAAGCGGCTCATcctgcggtggtggttcctAAAGAAAAGAGGTGCCGTGACCAGCGGATATTCGGGTTGCTTCCGGTTGAGCAGGATGAGGCAGTGGCTGGAATCACCTGTGCTATTGCCCTGCCGCCACTGGAAGCACTAAAAATCGACGATAATGAATTGTTCGGAGAAGATAACGACAGTGAGCTGTCCGCGTGCCAGCCAAAATGCAGGCGATCGTGGACGGGAGTACGAAATCGACAGCAGCCGAAGCCGCCACCCACGTCGTCATCTTTATCGTTGCGCGAAGCGCCGTCCGCAAACCTGTCGACGGCGGACAATGACGAATTTCACGATTTTTCAACCAAGAACGAGATTGTGGACTTTGCACCGGCACTTCTGCCACTCCGTACCACCGACACTACTGTGGCCTCTCCTCCAGCTGAGCAAGAAGCACATACAAGAGAGAGCACTTTGATCAGCTTCGAAAGTCCGCTACAGGAGCGCGATATCCTCTTGCTGGACGAGCGGGAGCAGCTACAGCTAACGGACGAACGAAATCAGGTCAGCGATCAAATGCAGAATATACTCCACGGTGGTAACATTCTGTTGGCAATGTGCTCCAGCCTGCACAAAGCGTCATCGTCTTCAGAACAACCGTTCAGCCATCGACAAAGCACTGCGATAAAAGAAGTATTAACCGAAGGACAAGACTCGGACTACAAAAGCCTCGAGCTCGAGACAGACGTTATGTTGTCGGAGGTAAATGGAAGAAGCGCCCTATTAGGACTCGAACCTAATGGTGGTAGTGGTTGTATCAATCTGGTTGTTGCCAATCGACCTGCTGCGACCGGCAGTGATGTTGAGGACATAGCGGAGGAAGATGATCAAGAGGAAGCAGAGAAGGAGGACTACGAGGACGATGACGTTACCATCAACTCCAACAATGAGCCGGAAGAGGAAGCTGTGGAAGCTACGACTACGATTACCGCCAGTGATTGTGGTGGAATTACAAACAAGCGGATCCGAAAGCGCGGAGGAGCACGTGCGGCTGTCAGTTCACCACTTATTCACGATCACATTGGCGAGGACGGTGAGAAGGAAGATGAGGATGGAGAAGAGGCcgctgatgacgacgaggaagaggaagacgaGGAGCTACAACCATTGATCTCCGGtaacaaaacattttcctcGTCGCTGTCCGCCACGACCTGTGCGAAGGCACTCGTCTCGGACAGCGTTTTCTCTGCTCAATCACTCGCCGGTTCCACAACCCTGCCGGGGAACCAAACGACTTGTGGGGTGCTAAGCAGTTCCAACGCCAGTGTGCAACCGGACGTAGTCAATAATCGGTCGGACGCTGTCGCACTATACGCGCTTCCAACCGTGGAAGGAACAGTTGCATCGAAAATTAAGATAACCACCGCAGTGACAACGGTATCTGGTGGTGGCATCCAACAGCAGCTGGCCTCGCGACAGTCGTCATCAACGTGTGGCGGTGCAACTTGCAgcgggaccggaaatgggaacGGGAAAtcaaaaaaatctaaaaaaaaacgcaaataa